One genomic region from Halobacteriovorax sp. HLS encodes:
- the gmk gene encoding guanylate kinase, which produces MSIGKIIVIVAPSGTGKSTLIKKIKDSVTSLVESVSYTTRPIRPGEVDGVAYNFIDKDTFLKMKENGEFLEWAEVHSNFYGTSKKFVESELEQGKHLLFDLDVQGTDSFKAYFKDKAQAIFIAPPSIEVLESRLRGRGTESTGIINLRLSNAKKEVLRKDDYDYCVKNEDLETAFNELKTIINNIIES; this is translated from the coding sequence ATGAGTATTGGTAAAATAATCGTTATTGTCGCTCCTTCGGGGACTGGAAAATCAACTTTAATCAAAAAGATTAAGGACAGTGTTACGTCTTTAGTCGAGTCGGTTTCCTATACAACTCGACCAATACGTCCTGGTGAGGTTGATGGTGTTGCTTATAATTTTATAGATAAAGATACTTTTCTTAAAATGAAGGAAAATGGAGAATTCTTAGAGTGGGCAGAAGTTCATTCAAATTTTTATGGAACCTCTAAAAAGTTCGTTGAATCCGAATTAGAGCAAGGTAAGCACTTACTCTTTGATCTTGATGTTCAAGGAACTGATTCTTTTAAGGCCTACTTTAAGGATAAGGCCCAGGCCATTTTTATTGCTCCTCCTTCAATTGAAGTTTTAGAGTCAAGACTTCGAGGACGTGGTACGGAGAGTACAGGTATAATTAATCTAAGACTATCTAACGCTAAGAAGGAAGTCTTACGAAAAGACGATTATGATTATTGCGTAAAAAATGAAGACTTAGAGACTGCGTTTAACGAATTAAAGACTATCATAAATAATATAATAGAATCCTAG
- a CDS encoding bifunctional (p)ppGpp synthetase/guanosine-3',5'-bis(diphosphate) 3'-pyrophosphohydrolase → MFHPLDFSHERDLNIDELVKRMEAYYPDADFALLRKAYTFAAKAHSGQMRSSGEEYIIHPINVSGTLIKLRMDMDSVVAGLLHDVVEDCDVTPEEIEKEFSSDIAQIVVGLTKISKIKFKTKEESQAENFRKMVVAMAKDLRVIIVKLADRMHNMRTLQYVSDEKQKKIALETLEIYVPLASRLGINSVKAELEDLCLRFMKPEIYYRLAEKIAMKKSERESYIKETIEEIKDKLIEYSLKCDVKGRSKHFYSIYKKMSARGVDFEQIQDVLAFRIMVSNITECYKALGIIHSSFTPIPGRFKDYIAIPKVNNYQSLHTTVIGPRAERIEIQIRTSEMDDVAERGIAAHWKYKEGNNEFGKKLDWVQELLEFNMSVDNNAEFMDVIKNDLDVGGVFVFTPTGDVRELRYGATPLDFAYAVHTEVGHKTVGAKVNGRMVPLRYTLKSGDTVEILTSKNQTPNKDWVNVVKSSKAKQKIKQWLLKVERDKNRDVGKEILEKAFRIVGTSFKNALKLPETKKVLKSLNVASDDDLMVNVGTGKFTAKQVIACYSSLQSAEDEKVSTELDEIDSFSKTLSKSARKKSNKDNAVIVDGMNDVLVRMARCCNPIPGDPIIGYITRGRGITVHTAGCNRVDAGDIGRNVNVEWNSEFTFKHPVNIRVITHDKPGILSQISKNINNIGVNIRSALAKSLPDRKGSFIFEVEVNDFSELLKTINCVEAVEEVISVDRV, encoded by the coding sequence ATGTTTCACCCTTTAGACTTCTCTCATGAAAGAGATTTAAATATTGATGAATTAGTTAAGAGGATGGAAGCTTATTATCCTGATGCGGATTTTGCTCTATTGAGAAAGGCCTACACCTTTGCGGCCAAGGCCCATAGCGGGCAGATGAGAAGTTCTGGTGAAGAATATATTATTCACCCAATAAATGTTTCTGGAACTCTGATCAAGCTTAGAATGGATATGGATAGTGTCGTTGCGGGTCTTCTTCATGATGTCGTTGAGGATTGCGATGTTACTCCTGAAGAAATTGAGAAAGAGTTCTCTAGCGATATCGCACAAATCGTTGTCGGTCTGACTAAAATTTCTAAAATTAAATTCAAAACAAAAGAAGAGTCTCAGGCCGAGAACTTTAGAAAGATGGTCGTTGCAATGGCAAAGGACCTTAGAGTTATCATAGTTAAGCTTGCAGATAGAATGCATAATATGAGAACTCTTCAGTATGTATCTGATGAAAAACAGAAGAAGATTGCTTTAGAGACTCTCGAGATTTATGTTCCTCTTGCTAGTCGTCTTGGTATTAACTCAGTCAAGGCCGAGTTAGAAGACTTGTGCTTAAGGTTTATGAAACCTGAGATTTATTATCGCTTAGCTGAAAAGATAGCGATGAAAAAATCTGAAAGAGAATCTTATATAAAAGAAACGATCGAAGAGATAAAAGATAAGCTTATTGAATACTCTTTAAAGTGTGATGTGAAGGGAAGGTCTAAGCATTTCTACTCAATTTATAAGAAGATGAGTGCTAGAGGTGTAGACTTTGAGCAGATTCAAGATGTTCTGGCCTTTAGAATAATGGTTAGTAATATTACTGAATGCTACAAGGCCTTAGGGATTATTCACTCTTCATTTACTCCTATCCCAGGTCGTTTCAAAGACTATATTGCAATACCTAAAGTTAATAATTATCAATCATTGCATACAACTGTAATTGGACCTAGAGCGGAGAGAATTGAAATTCAAATTCGTACTAGTGAAATGGATGATGTTGCAGAAAGAGGTATCGCTGCTCATTGGAAATATAAAGAAGGAAATAATGAATTTGGTAAAAAGCTTGATTGGGTTCAAGAACTTTTAGAATTCAATATGAGTGTTGATAATAACGCTGAGTTTATGGATGTTATTAAAAATGATCTTGATGTGGGAGGTGTTTTTGTTTTTACCCCTACAGGGGATGTTCGTGAACTACGTTATGGAGCAACACCACTAGATTTTGCATATGCTGTACACACTGAAGTTGGGCACAAAACTGTTGGCGCTAAGGTTAATGGTAGAATGGTTCCACTTAGATATACGTTAAAGTCTGGGGATACAGTTGAGATACTTACTAGTAAGAACCAAACTCCTAATAAGGACTGGGTTAACGTAGTAAAGTCTTCAAAGGCAAAACAGAAAATAAAACAATGGCTTCTAAAAGTAGAGAGAGATAAGAATAGAGATGTCGGTAAAGAGATTCTTGAAAAAGCTTTTCGCATTGTTGGCACCTCTTTCAAGAATGCTTTGAAGTTGCCAGAGACGAAAAAAGTTCTTAAAAGTCTGAACGTTGCCAGTGATGATGACTTAATGGTTAATGTAGGGACAGGTAAATTTACAGCAAAACAAGTTATAGCGTGCTATAGCTCTCTTCAGTCGGCTGAAGACGAGAAAGTTAGTACGGAGCTTGATGAAATAGATTCTTTCTCAAAAACTCTTTCTAAGAGCGCTAGAAAAAAATCCAATAAAGATAATGCAGTTATAGTAGACGGTATGAATGACGTACTTGTTAGAATGGCAAGATGTTGTAATCCAATTCCAGGTGATCCGATAATAGGTTATATCACAAGAGGAAGAGGAATCACTGTACATACTGCGGGCTGCAACAGGGTCGATGCTGGTGATATTGGGAGAAATGTAAATGTAGAGTGGAACTCTGAATTTACTTTTAAGCATCCTGTGAATATTAGAGTTATAACTCACGATAAGCCAGGAATTCTTTCTCAGATATCTAAGAATATAAATAATATCGGTGTTAATATTCGCTCTGCACTTGCAAAGTCTTTACCTGATCGAAAAGGTAGCTTTATCTTTGAAGTTGAAGTAAATGACTTTTCAGAATTACTGAAAACTATTAACTGTGTTGAAGCGGTTGAAGAAGTTATTTCAGTAGATAGAGTTTAA
- a CDS encoding YdcF family protein, translating to MFKKKYIFETKRTKFLRYFQNSLFVLLVSTILYAIISLLFILTARNLNQQTTQNFFNLSPDLIVVFTGDSGRIPLAIEVAKKYKQSNIFITGVYSSNSVDSLLKPFELDGSFDSNMLTIDYLARNTVENVISTLRHLRENNGNKKIIVISHDYHIMRIKLIFNELMDSDENVEINYFAVNADYSNPRNIKIMSKELYKWIRTYAFLLLWSPE from the coding sequence ATGTTTAAAAAGAAGTATATATTTGAAACTAAAAGAACGAAGTTCCTTCGCTATTTTCAAAATAGTCTATTTGTTCTTTTAGTTTCAACAATACTTTACGCTATTATTTCATTACTCTTTATTTTAACAGCTAGAAACTTAAATCAACAAACAACTCAGAACTTTTTTAATCTCTCTCCTGACTTAATCGTTGTTTTCACAGGGGACTCGGGAAGAATTCCGCTCGCCATTGAAGTGGCGAAAAAGTACAAACAAAGTAATATCTTCATTACTGGAGTCTACTCAAGCAACTCTGTAGACTCTTTACTTAAGCCATTTGAGCTAGATGGCTCCTTTGATTCAAATATGCTTACAATTGATTATCTTGCTAGAAATACAGTTGAGAATGTAATTTCTACACTTAGACATCTACGTGAGAATAATGGAAATAAGAAAATTATTGTGATCTCTCATGATTATCATATTATGAGAATTAAACTAATTTTTAATGAATTGATGGATAGTGATGAAAATGTTGAAATTAACTACTTCGCAGTAAATGCTGATTATTCAAATCCAAGAAATATCAAGATTATGTCCAAAGAACTATATAAGTGGATAAGAACTTATGCATTCTTACTACTTTGGTCACCGGAATAG
- a CDS encoding Rid family detoxifying hydrolase: MAFTKNIVNTDQAPAAVGTYSQGVEHNGVFYFSGQIGIDPKTSVLLEGFENQMEQILKNIDGLLNSQGIDRTHIIKTSIFVTDLGKFNIVNEAYIKYFEEPYPARSCVEVPNLPKGALVEIEVIAAR; encoded by the coding sequence ATGGCCTTTACTAAAAATATTGTAAACACTGACCAGGCACCAGCTGCTGTTGGAACATACTCTCAGGGTGTAGAGCATAACGGAGTTTTCTACTTCTCTGGTCAGATTGGTATAGACCCAAAGACTTCTGTGCTACTGGAAGGTTTTGAAAACCAAATGGAACAAATCCTCAAGAATATTGATGGCCTACTAAACTCACAAGGTATTGATAGAACACATATTATCAAAACAAGTATTTTTGTAACTGATCTAGGAAAGTTTAATATTGTTAATGAAGCATATATTAAGTATTTCGAAGAGCCTTACCCAGCGAGAAGTTGTGTAGAAGTACCCAACCTTCCAAAAGGGGCCCTGGTAGAAATAGAGGTAATAGCGGCAAGATAA
- a CDS encoding NADP-dependent malic enzyme, with the protein MTTKPTNEERNKQALAYHSGGRPGKIEVNPTKACLTAEDLSLAYTPGVAAPCLEIAKDPEAAFKYTSKGNLVAVISNGTAVLGLGDIGALAGKPVMEGKGVLFKRFADVDVFDIEVNENTVEGMVNIVSALEPTFGGINLEDIKAPECFEIEKQLIEKMNIPVFHDDQHGTAIIASAGFINAVEIANKKMDHVRVVFSGAGAAAMACAKLFYKLGVKKENLLMCDSKGVIYTGRTEGMNSYKEEFATETTKRTLADAMIDADAFIGCSARGVLTGDMVKTMAKDPIIFAMANPEPEIYPDEAKAVRDDVIMATGRSDFPNQVNNVLGFPFIFRGALDVRATKINDEMKLAAVKALADLAREEVPEEVKMAYSGQEFNFGREYLIPKPFDTRVLTRVSPAVAKAAMDSGVAKNPIKDMFEYAKDLEERLGSSARFLKSLRDRLSSRVKAKGKKTRVVFAEGANTRILEAVNILREEGRIEPVLLGKTEIIHARMDKLGLESLKDIEIIQPSKHPKFQEFYREYCSMKQRDGVSIYHAEDKMAQENYFGAMMVRKGMADTMLSGPTLSYPECFKPVINVIGTQEGTKAAGVYIMIFKNRILFLADTTAQVRPTPEDLCDIARSTAKLFKQLINRDPNIAFVSFSNFGSNSHPNAKKMKKAVKLCHERYPSLKVEGEMQADVAVNGFIREKLFEFSDMKGPADILIFPDLNSANISYKLLQQLSEADAIGPILVSMKDTVNIIQRTAPVSEILNMSNITALLAEEE; encoded by the coding sequence ATGACTACGAAACCTACAAACGAAGAAAGAAATAAGCAGGCCCTCGCATACCACAGCGGAGGAAGACCAGGTAAAATTGAAGTGAATCCAACTAAGGCATGCCTTACAGCGGAAGACCTCTCTCTTGCATACACACCAGGTGTAGCAGCTCCATGTCTTGAAATTGCAAAAGACCCTGAAGCGGCATTTAAGTATACCAGTAAAGGCAACCTTGTTGCTGTTATTTCAAATGGTACTGCAGTACTCGGACTTGGAGACATCGGAGCTCTTGCAGGTAAACCTGTAATGGAAGGTAAAGGTGTCCTCTTTAAAAGATTTGCAGATGTTGATGTATTCGACATCGAAGTTAATGAGAATACAGTTGAGGGCATGGTAAATATCGTTAGCGCTCTAGAGCCAACTTTTGGTGGAATAAACCTAGAAGATATCAAGGCTCCAGAATGTTTTGAAATTGAAAAGCAACTTATTGAGAAAATGAATATCCCAGTATTTCATGATGACCAACATGGAACGGCCATTATTGCTTCTGCTGGGTTTATAAATGCCGTAGAAATTGCTAATAAGAAAATGGATCACGTGAGAGTTGTCTTTAGTGGTGCAGGAGCTGCTGCTATGGCATGTGCTAAACTGTTCTACAAGCTTGGAGTAAAAAAAGAAAACCTTCTTATGTGTGATTCTAAAGGTGTAATTTACACGGGCCGTACTGAAGGAATGAATAGTTATAAAGAAGAATTTGCAACTGAAACAACGAAGAGAACTTTAGCAGATGCAATGATTGATGCTGATGCATTTATTGGTTGTTCAGCTAGAGGCGTTCTCACTGGTGATATGGTTAAAACAATGGCCAAAGATCCAATCATATTTGCAATGGCAAACCCAGAGCCAGAGATTTATCCTGACGAAGCAAAAGCGGTTCGTGACGATGTTATCATGGCGACAGGTAGAAGTGATTTTCCTAATCAAGTTAATAATGTACTAGGGTTTCCATTTATTTTTAGAGGTGCTCTCGACGTAAGAGCGACTAAAATTAATGATGAAATGAAACTTGCCGCCGTTAAGGCCCTTGCTGATCTTGCAAGAGAAGAAGTTCCTGAGGAAGTTAAAATGGCCTACTCCGGTCAAGAGTTTAACTTTGGTAGAGAATACCTTATTCCTAAGCCTTTCGATACAAGAGTATTAACAAGAGTATCGCCTGCTGTTGCTAAAGCCGCAATGGATTCAGGTGTTGCCAAGAATCCTATAAAGGATATGTTTGAATACGCAAAAGATCTTGAAGAAAGACTAGGCTCTTCAGCAAGATTCTTAAAGAGCTTAAGAGATAGACTATCGTCAAGGGTAAAAGCAAAAGGCAAGAAGACAAGAGTTGTTTTCGCCGAAGGTGCAAATACGAGAATTCTAGAAGCTGTAAATATTTTAAGAGAAGAAGGTAGAATCGAGCCAGTTCTTCTAGGAAAAACTGAAATCATTCACGCTCGTATGGATAAGCTTGGACTAGAGTCTCTTAAAGATATTGAGATTATTCAACCGTCTAAGCATCCAAAGTTTCAAGAGTTCTATAGAGAATACTGTTCAATGAAACAAAGAGATGGAGTTAGTATTTATCACGCAGAAGATAAAATGGCCCAAGAGAACTACTTTGGAGCAATGATGGTTAGAAAAGGTATGGCAGATACAATGCTATCTGGCCCAACCCTTAGTTACCCCGAATGCTTCAAGCCTGTTATTAATGTGATAGGAACTCAAGAAGGAACAAAAGCTGCGGGTGTATACATAATGATTTTCAAGAATAGAATTTTATTCTTGGCCGATACTACAGCGCAAGTAAGACCTACTCCAGAAGATCTTTGCGATATCGCAAGATCAACTGCTAAATTATTTAAGCAACTTATTAACAGAGACCCTAATATTGCATTTGTGAGCTTTTCAAACTTCGGTTCGAACTCACATCCAAATGCGAAGAAAATGAAAAAAGCAGTTAAGCTGTGTCACGAAAGATACCCTTCTCTTAAAGTTGAAGGTGAAATGCAAGCAGATGTTGCTGTAAATGGATTCATTAGAGAGAAGTTATTTGAGTTTTCAGACATGAAAGGGCCGGCAGATATTTTAATTTTCCCAGACCTTAACTCTGCAAATATAAGTTATAAACTTCTACAGCAGTTAAGTGAAGCAGATGCAATTGGTCCTATTCTAGTAAGTATGAAAGACACTGTTAATATTATACAAAGAACTGCACCTGTTTCAGAAATTTTAAATATGAGTAATATAACTGCGCTACTGGCAGAAGAGGAGTAA
- a CDS encoding sodium:solute symporter — MKNFSPTLNLVDIITPLDWVIFSAVLLLTAASVIWGNSLKKKTPTDKDENDYNYLDLLLMGRQLTLPLFVATLVATWYGGIFGVTKIAFNQGIFNFVTQGAFWYVAYLIFAFFLIDKIKSYEALTLPNLIGKMFGPKSERLSAVFNFFNVLPIAYAISLGTFSQMIFGGSLWVNTTIGITFVLLYSMWGGFRAVVFSDLVQFFVMCLAVALILGLSVFNFGGISFLKTNLPESYFSLTGTVGVATTFVWGFIALSTLVDPNFYQRCFAATSSKTAKKGILISTFIWFCFDICTTFGAMYAKAVIPEADSAHAYLIYAAQLLPNGLRGFMFAGILATILSTIDSYLFLAGTTLAFDLAPKKFKNNPLIHHIGVVLVGVIAVIMSEVFNGDIKTVWKTLGSLSAACLLFPVLFGYLFPNRITDNQFVAVCLSGVITTSYWRNANHHGFWANVDELYIGVATTGLLLIFFYFKSIKKA, encoded by the coding sequence ATGAAAAATTTTTCACCAACATTAAATTTAGTAGATATTATTACCCCCTTAGATTGGGTTATTTTTTCTGCAGTTCTACTACTTACGGCGGCAAGTGTAATCTGGGGAAATTCTTTAAAAAAGAAAACGCCTACTGATAAAGATGAAAACGACTACAACTACTTAGACCTATTACTTATGGGAAGACAACTAACCTTGCCTCTTTTCGTAGCGACTTTAGTTGCAACTTGGTACGGTGGTATTTTTGGTGTGACTAAAATTGCATTCAATCAAGGAATATTCAACTTTGTTACTCAAGGTGCATTCTGGTATGTGGCCTATTTGATTTTCGCATTTTTCTTAATTGATAAAATTAAAAGCTATGAAGCGCTAACACTACCTAACCTTATTGGAAAAATGTTTGGTCCAAAATCAGAAAGGCTAAGCGCGGTCTTTAATTTCTTCAATGTTCTACCTATCGCCTATGCAATAAGTCTTGGAACTTTTTCTCAAATGATTTTTGGAGGAAGTTTATGGGTTAATACAACTATAGGAATAACTTTTGTACTCCTCTACTCTATGTGGGGGGGTTTTAGAGCAGTTGTTTTCTCTGATTTAGTTCAGTTCTTTGTAATGTGCTTAGCTGTAGCCCTTATCTTAGGATTAAGTGTTTTTAACTTTGGGGGAATTTCATTTTTAAAAACTAATTTACCTGAAAGCTACTTTTCTCTAACAGGTACAGTAGGTGTCGCAACCACTTTTGTCTGGGGCTTTATTGCGCTTAGTACTCTAGTTGACCCGAACTTTTATCAAAGGTGTTTTGCTGCAACCTCATCTAAAACAGCTAAGAAAGGTATCCTTATCTCTACATTTATTTGGTTCTGTTTCGATATATGTACAACCTTTGGTGCAATGTATGCTAAAGCAGTTATTCCTGAAGCTGACTCTGCTCACGCATATTTAATTTACGCGGCTCAATTACTTCCAAATGGATTAAGAGGCTTTATGTTCGCGGGAATTTTAGCGACAATCTTATCTACCATCGACTCTTACCTTTTCTTGGCAGGCACAACCTTGGCCTTTGACCTTGCTCCTAAAAAGTTTAAGAATAATCCGCTAATTCACCACATAGGTGTTGTGCTAGTTGGTGTCATTGCAGTTATTATGTCCGAAGTTTTTAATGGAGATATTAAAACCGTTTGGAAGACTTTAGGTAGTCTCTCTGCTGCATGTCTTCTCTTTCCTGTTCTTTTTGGTTACCTATTTCCGAACAGAATAACTGACAATCAATTTGTTGCAGTATGTCTTTCTGGAGTCATTACTACATCCTACTGGCGCAACGCAAATCATCATGGATTCTGGGCAAATGTGGATGAACTCTATATTGGTGTGGCCACGACTGGTCTTTTACTGATATTTTTCTATTTTAAGTCCATAAAAAAAGCTTAA
- a CDS encoding LysR substrate-binding domain-containing protein, translating to MTLTQLEYVVAVNKHRHFGKAAKECHVTQPTLSMQLQKLEDELGVILFDRSKSPILPTSDGEKVVKQAQVVIKEYNRIHTILEDNNGQISGKFRLAVIPTLAAYVIPLFAKKFADLYPQVELIIEEFKTEEIIDLLDREEIDAGILVTPLHEGALIERVLFYEPFHLFVSQDHELYKKSEIQESELSDESLWLLNEGHCFRAQVLKVCSMNFDGGSYKNLRFESGNLETLKNLVVQSSGYTLLPHLATLDLSAARKKMVKPFRKPVPTREVSIVYGRTFLKEKIIDALEELIVSVLPKEIHSHKGEELSVVEFK from the coding sequence ATGACATTAACTCAATTAGAATACGTTGTGGCCGTAAATAAACATCGCCACTTTGGTAAGGCAGCTAAAGAGTGTCATGTTACCCAACCAACACTGAGTATGCAGTTGCAAAAGTTAGAGGATGAATTAGGGGTTATTCTTTTTGATAGATCTAAATCACCCATTCTTCCTACTAGTGATGGAGAGAAGGTCGTTAAGCAAGCGCAGGTTGTGATTAAAGAATATAATAGAATTCATACAATCTTAGAGGATAATAACGGTCAGATCTCTGGTAAATTTCGACTTGCAGTAATTCCAACTCTTGCAGCTTATGTTATTCCATTATTTGCCAAGAAGTTCGCCGATTTATATCCGCAGGTAGAGCTTATTATTGAAGAATTTAAAACTGAAGAAATTATAGATCTTCTTGATAGGGAAGAGATCGACGCGGGAATATTAGTAACACCTCTTCATGAAGGAGCATTAATTGAGAGAGTGCTTTTCTATGAACCATTTCACTTATTTGTCTCACAAGATCATGAACTTTATAAGAAGTCTGAAATTCAAGAAAGTGAACTCTCTGATGAAAGTCTTTGGCTTTTGAACGAAGGTCATTGCTTTAGAGCACAGGTCTTGAAAGTTTGCTCAATGAACTTTGATGGAGGAAGCTATAAGAATTTGAGATTTGAATCGGGAAACTTAGAGACATTAAAAAATCTTGTCGTTCAAAGTTCAGGCTATACTCTCTTGCCTCACCTGGCGACACTTGATCTTAGCGCTGCAAGAAAGAAAATGGTTAAGCCATTTAGAAAACCTGTACCGACTAGAGAAGTATCTATTGTCTATGGTAGAACATTCTTGAAAGAAAAAATTATAGATGCTTTAGAGGAATTAATTGTTTCTGTATTACCTAAAGAAATTCATTCCCATAAAGGCGAAGAACTCTCTGTTGTTGAATTCAAATAG
- a CDS encoding serine protease has protein sequence MMITSKKNGHKTLLVLLTLMTTLFISCGKQDQGPVGAMELFDSQIIIGDLDWKEITTLTSTNSIRKASSPVADITLPVMGSRCTGFLISEDVLMTNEHCIPSRDHAEGVTASFRHLKGVSPSDWETYECSTFLMNSAKYDFALLKCSGAPGRKFGFVKIDSVAKRQGTGIYIVQQNCDYYSERGCDFSKKYSKGSITKVEDEYTHNADTLGGSSGSPVFDSSTHKVVAIHHAGYGNNGMGRGYENYAVPMSKIVPTIKAKFPTLIGSSSSTGTNTTTDKTEPNDTISKAYTLSGKTQKLSGLKVSRTDDLDFFSINAKRGSKVDITVTFTHSKGDLDLFTVDSSGNVISKVESSSNNEGFSFVSTGSKAYFVIFGYKGAINSYDLAVTVKAPVSAPTSDNTMSTANLLSSSADFSESIDYKNDVDYYKFTVTKTTTIKAQLNFSNSKGDIELKLYSSAGKVLSSSTTTKDFESISKTVNEGTYYLKVYGYKGATNNYQMKFSK, from the coding sequence ATGATGATCACCTCGAAGAAAAACGGCCACAAAACTTTACTAGTTCTACTTACTTTAATGACTACTTTATTCATTTCGTGTGGAAAACAGGACCAAGGGCCAGTTGGCGCAATGGAGCTTTTTGATTCACAAATCATTATCGGTGATTTGGATTGGAAAGAAATCACTACTTTAACTTCTACAAATTCTATCAGAAAGGCGTCTAGTCCAGTTGCAGACATCACTCTTCCAGTTATGGGTTCTAGATGTACAGGTTTTCTTATTTCTGAAGATGTTTTAATGACAAATGAGCACTGTATCCCTTCAAGAGATCATGCAGAAGGAGTGACAGCAAGCTTTAGACATTTAAAAGGAGTTTCTCCAAGCGATTGGGAAACTTATGAGTGTTCAACATTTCTAATGAATAGTGCAAAGTATGATTTCGCATTACTTAAGTGTTCTGGTGCTCCTGGTAGAAAATTTGGATTTGTAAAAATTGACTCAGTTGCGAAAAGACAAGGAACAGGAATTTATATAGTACAACAAAATTGTGATTATTATTCTGAAAGAGGATGTGACTTCTCTAAAAAATATTCGAAAGGTAGTATCACTAAAGTTGAAGATGAATACACTCATAATGCAGATACTTTAGGAGGATCTTCAGGGTCTCCAGTATTTGATTCTTCAACTCATAAAGTAGTGGCCATTCATCATGCTGGGTATGGTAATAATGGAATGGGAAGAGGTTATGAAAACTATGCTGTCCCTATGTCTAAAATTGTTCCGACGATTAAAGCTAAGTTTCCAACTCTAATTGGATCTAGTTCTTCTACAGGAACTAACACTACAACTGATAAAACAGAACCAAATGATACTATTTCTAAAGCATATACTCTATCAGGTAAGACACAAAAGCTTTCCGGGTTAAAAGTTTCTCGTACTGACGATTTAGACTTTTTCTCAATAAACGCAAAAAGAGGTTCTAAAGTTGACATCACCGTTACATTTACTCACTCAAAAGGTGACTTAGATTTATTCACAGTGGACTCATCTGGAAACGTGATTTCAAAGGTTGAGTCATCTAGTAATAATGAAGGCTTTTCTTTTGTTTCGACAGGTTCTAAAGCATACTTTGTAATTTTTGGTTATAAAGGAGCAATAAATAGTTACGATTTAGCTGTAACGGTTAAGGCCCCTGTAAGTGCACCAACTTCTGATAATACAATGAGTACTGCAAACTTGTTGAGTTCTAGTGCGGACTTCTCAGAATCAATTGATTATAAAAACGATGTAGACTACTATAAGTTTACTGTTACTAAAACTACGACTATTAAAGCTCAGTTAAACTTTTCTAATAGCAAAGGTGATATTGAGTTAAAGTTATATAGTTCTGCGGGAAAGGTTCTATCCTCTTCAACTACGACTAAAGATTTCGAAAGTATTTCGAAGACTGTTAATGAGGGAACTTACTATTTAAAAGTTTATGGTTACAAAGGTGCTACTAATAACTATCAAATGAAATTTTCTAAATAA